The Oscillatoria acuminata PCC 6304 genomic interval GGGATATTTAGGGGTTCTCCAGTTTTCCCAACCGTCCCAGCATAGCCGACCCCCATAGGAATTCGGATTTCCTTTAACTCCCCTCTCGGACCGATCGGGATCTTAGTCCATAGGTCATTTTTATCCCGGTCGATCAACCATAAGGTGCTGCGATCGGCGTTCATCAGTTGCTTCGCCTCATCCATCACCTTTTTCAAGGTTTCTTCCAAGTCGAGACTACTCTTACTCAACGATTGAGTCGCTGACATGAGTGCGGCGGCGGCGCGTTGCCGCTGAGTTGCTTTATAGAAAGATTTCGAGGATTCCAGAATCAGGCGAATTGAGGGGGCAAACTCTTCAAATACCCGCTCATCTTCTTCCGTAAAGCCCTTTGCATTAATCCGTTCGGACAATTCCGCGTCCGCATCATGGATTTTTTTTAACTTATTGAGTAACTGAACCACCGCGACTAAAGCCCCTTGTTCGTTTAACAGGGGTAAACAGAGCATCGTGTAGGTGCGGTAGCCTGTTTTCTTAAACTGTTCCTTCGCTGCACCGGAACGGGAATCGTCAAAGAAATCAAAGGGGATATTAACGACTTTCTTAAACGTAGCGACTTCCCCAGCAATTCCCTTATCCGCTGGAATCCTAATCTCTAAAGGCTTACCCCCTGCACCTTTGGCTATGATGGACCACAGTTCGTTCTTTTCTTCATCTAATAAAAATATCGTAGTGCGGTCCGCGCCGAGGAGTTCCCCAGTTTTTAGGGTGATGGAACGCAACATTTCATCGAGAATCGAGTCAAACCCTTGGGCATCGAGGAGGCTGTCGAGCATCGACAGGGTTTGATTGACGACTTCGAGCTTCCCTTCCACATCTTTGACAACTTGGGTGAAGCTGTCTTTGTTGAGAGGGGCGAGAAAGCTGGTGAAGGTCCCCTTGGACTGAACTAAAGACCCCCCACCGCTACTGTTACTCGGAGGGCTAGATTCGGGTTCGCTCACCGATGCCGATGTGGACCGTTGATGATCGGGCTTGCCGCCGTCAACGATTTGAGGGGTCACATCAATCACGGCACCAGCACTACTATTGTTATGGTCCCAAGCCTTTGGATTTGGAGATGCAGCTGTCATAAGATCTATAACTCTTTACTTCAGACCAGGAGTCAGCGAATTTCTTGGATTATGTAAGTGTCCTGCCGAGAACGCTGGATGGATTTGTTGCACAAAGCCTAGCAGATCCGGTAACTATCTCTTTAAGTTTACTCTGTCCATAAATAATTAGACATTTTGGAATTCATTCTCGATCGCTTCATTTCAGCCCTCCTTGGGCGGTTTTTTGGGGTCCTCTGGGATGTCCGCATTGAGTTTGGACTCCGAGTCAGAGGGAGAACGCTAAGGAGATTCTGACACTACCTGCTGAAATTCAATGTGACCCTTTCTACTGTTTCCACTTTTTTTCAAAAATTTTTGATAAATGTTCAATGGATGATTAGGGTTGTATCAGGTTTGATGGCAGCTTAACCGATGGGATTGAACAATCAGGCGATTTGGGAAAGCGCCTCGTTGTTGTAGCATTTTGACGAGCAATGGTGATCCGGTGCAAAAGCGTTACTCGGTCTAACGGTCAGCCCGTCATAACGTTTGAAATTCGCTTTTCTAGTTGTAACATTTTTTGGAAAATTGGGAACCCGGATTTTGAACTTTACATGGCGCTATGCATCACCGCGATCGCTCCTAGCGCCAAGGGATTACAGACTGTTATCCTATCCGGTTCCGTCTCCTGTGTTTCTAGCGGTCCAATTTGGGCAGAAAATCCAGGGAGTGTTTAAGAACTGCGGGTTTGAATTTGTCGAACGGAGGCGGCTTGGTTGAGCAAGGATTGGGCCCAGGCGATCGCCTCGGATGCGCCTTGTCCCCCAGCTAGTTGCGCCAGTTCTTCTCGTCGTTGCTCACTAGAAAGGGCTGTCACTCGGACCACGGTGCGTTCTTCTGGTGCAAGGGGTGCAGGGGGGGTGGACCCGTTGCCGGGGGATTGGGCGGATTTAAGGGCAGGATCGGTTGCCTCGGGGGTTTCTTCAGAACTGCCAATGACTTGTTTATTCACTCGAAAATGAAAGTCTGCCATTGCTGCAACAATCGGTTGATGGGTGACAAATAACACCTGTTGACCCTGGGAGAGTTGGTGGAGTTTTTGGGCGATCGCCCCGGCAACTCGTCCGGAAACTCCCGCATCAATTTCATCAAAAACCAGGGTAGCGGCATTATCTACCTGCACGAAACAGGATTGCAGGGCCAGCAAAAATCGACTCATTTCCCCCCCAGAGGCGATTTCGGCCACAGGTTGCAACGGTTCCCCGGGATTGGGACTAAACAGGAAAATAATCCGATCGCTGCCGGTACTGGTGGGCGTTACGGCTTCAATCTGCACCTGAAACTGGACATTATCCATCGCCAGGGGTTTGAGTTCCTCGATGAGGCGTTGTTCTAACCGCAAGGCAGCAGTCCGTCGTAGATGGGTTAATTCTTCACAGGTTTGGATGAGTTCGGCTTGGCGGGCTTGATAGAGGCGTTCTAGGACCTCCACGGCGCGATCGGCTTGGGTGAGTTCCTCCAGTTCTGCCTCAATGCGATGGAAGTAGGCGATCGCCGCACTCAGGTTCGGTCCGTACTTGCGGCAAATTTGCTTAAGTTGAGCCATCCGTTGTTCCACCTCCGCCAAGCGGTCGGGATCAGCTTCTAAACTGGAACTGTAGCTACTCATCTGCCGTCCCGCCTCGATCGCCAAAGCTAAGGCATCATTGACCATATCTAGGACCCCTTGCAGTTCCAAGTCATAAGCCACCATATCCTGTAGGGTTTGTTCCACTTCTCCCAACAGGTCCGCCGCCGCCAAAGACCCATCATTTTGTTGATAAAGGGCTTGATAGACGCGATCGCTCTGTTCCTGGAGTTCCACCACATGGGACAGGCGCTGCCGTTCCTGTTCCAGTTGCTCTAACTCGTCCGCTTCGTTGAGATTCGCTTCCGAGAGTTCTTTGACTTGATAATCCAGTAAATCAATCCGTTGTAAGCGCTGTTGTTCCGATTGCCGACTATCTTCTAACGCTTGTCGGGCGGCATTGGCTTCCCCATAGCGAGTTACCACCCCTTGGCGGACTGCCAGGACCTCGGGACCGGCAAAGGCATCTAGCCAATCCCGCTGACGTGCCGGTTGTCCCAGTTGAACCGTTTGCCCTTGGGCGGTGATTTCCACCAGGCGATCGCGCAGTTGTTCCATGAGTTGCCGATTCACCAGCACCCCATTTAACCGCGATCGGCTCCGCATGGCCCCTCCTTTCCCGAACACCAGTTCCCGACTGACGACAAGGAGAGTGCCATCTAACAGTTCAATTTCTTGCTCTCGGACATAAGCCGCTACTGGGGGTTCCAGTTCAAAGGTGGCTTCAATCAGCGATCGCCCGGTTCCCGTGCGGATAGCCCTTCCCGTACATTTGCCCCCCAACACGGCATCCAGGGCGTCCAGAATAATCGATTTTCCCGCCCCCGTTTCCCCGGTGAGGACATTGAGACCCTTACCAAAGTCCAGATCTAAGCAGTCAATTAAGGCAAAATTTTCTATCCGCAGGGACAGCAACATAGCAATTCTTATCCTTGTGGAACTCTACAGGGGAAAAGCCCCGCCTTCTTGCAGAAGGTCGGCGCTCCGATCAATTTCCAGGGTGTTGAGTACAATAGAAATGTCCTTTGATTGTTTGCTTGATGACAATCTTACCGCGAAAAATATTTAATACTGATGATAGAGGCTCAGTGCGAGAGCTTTTGGTTAGATTGATTTCACGGCGATACTTTAAAAAAAATCAATAGTTTTCTTTATGGAATCTGGTAGTCCTTCTGCCCGGTCTTCTGAACCCTTTCCCCAAAAGACTTTATCCAATTTATTGGGTGGGGCGATCGCCTTACTCACTCTCTTGTTGCCCCTGGTGGCGATCGCGACTTTTTCCGCGAATCGTCTCCCGAACCTGCCGTCCCCCCCATCCTATCCCCTCAGCGGGGTGAGGAGGTGACCCCAGCGCCTTGATATTCCCGGGACCGGCTTTCCCCACAAACCCTAGCCCTGTCAAGGTGTGTAGATTGTAGGGGCGTATTGCATACGCCCTCTTTTGGGCGTATGCAATACGCCCCTACAAGAAACCCTGATTTTTCGTCATCAAATTTACCTCTTGTAGGGGCGCGAGAGTGATCGCCTGTCCAAGAAATAAGGATTTGGGGTCATTAAATTGATCACCTTGACAGGGCTACCCCACAAACCCCCACCCTGTTCACGCAGCAAACCGATGGTTTGTGGGTTCAAGGTTTCTGGTACGATGGCTGACGGACTGTTCTGCGGTGAAACAGCCCGATCGCCCATCTGAGCGACGGCGTTGAGCACCCTAGGCTGACCCCAATTCAACCCTGCTGAATCGGCAAGATTCGGGTAGGTAAAAACGACCCTCGCCATCCAAGGAGTTATTGTGGACTTAACGAAGATTCCAGCCCAACCGAAACCTGGTCTGATTAATGTCTTAATTGAAATCGCAGGCGGAAGCAAGAATAAGTACGAATTTGATAAAGACTTAGAAGCCTTTGCCCTCGATCGCGTCCTCTATGCCTCGGTGCAGTATCCCTTCGATTATGGCTTCATCCCCAATACCCTGGCTGAGGATGGAGACCCCCTCGATGGCATGGTAATTATGGATGAACCCACCTTTCCCGGTTGTGTGATTGCCGCCCGTCCCGTCGGGTTTTTAGAAATGATTGACGGCGGGGACCCGGATGAAAAAATTCTCTGCGTTCCGGACAAAGACCCCCGCTATGCTCATGTCAAATCCCTCAAAGATATCGCCCCTCACCGCTTAGAGGAAATTGCTGAATTTTTCAGAACCTACAAAAATCTGGAAAAGAAGAAAACCGAAATTCTCGGTTGGCATGATGTGGAAAAGGTGATGCCTCTGGTTGAGAAGTGCATTAAAGCCGGTCAACAAGTCGGAAGAAACTAGAAGGGAAAAGAATTTCTAATGTTTCACCTGATTAAGAAATAAACCCATCTCCGATTCCCTCCCCTCTGGTCCCCTCCCCGGTGCGTTGGGGAGGGCTATCGGATATAACCGACTGGAAAACAGGCTGAGTAAGGTTTACAGCATTTTCAGGCAAGAAACTAGCCGGGTCAGTAGGTTAGGGTGGGGACCCTTCCCAAGCCGATGGCGTTGGTAACAGGGGAAGTTAGAATTTTATCTTGTGGATCAAATTGAGCGCTCAGTTGATTCCCTCAGAGATCGCTCAGGGAATCAACCAACTCCCGTTACACTGTGTTCAATGGTGCTAATAACTTCAAGGCAATTATCCACATCCATTCAGTCAGACCCCCTGCAATCCATCGCGATCGCCAAGCCAGCCCGAAGTTTCTGGGTTTTCCGGTCCGAATGTTCTAACATTGAGGCAGAAATCTGCTAACCTCCTTAAGAAACAACTCCGCATCATGCAGCGAACTCTTCTATTAGCGAAAATCCATAACTGCACTCTCACCGATGCTAATTTGAATTATGTGGGAAGCATTAGTATTGATAAAAAGTTAATGGAGGCAGCAGGTATCTTGCCTTACGAGCAGGTGCAGGTTGTCAACAAATCCAACGGAGAACGGTTAATCACCTATGCGATTGAGGCCCCTGGGGAGTCCGGGGCGATCGAACTCAATGGGGCCGCAGCACGTCTGGGAGCACCGGGCGATCGCCTGATTATTATGACCTATGGACAATTCACCCCGGAAGAAGTTACAACATATTCGCCTCGGGTTGTTCTGGTTGATGAGCAAAACCGTCTGTTGGAAGTCCGACGGTATGAAGAATTGCATACCTTTAGCCTCGTTTAGGCGGAATTACCCCAAAACCCCGCCTGTCCTTATTACCCGAAGTACCTAGCCCACCGCCTTGCGATCGGATAGTCTCTATGGAAACCAGCCTGGACTCTGCGTTTTTTATCTACTTCTGGGGAGTGCGCGGCAGCGTTGCCACACCCGGAAAAGAAACCGTTCACTACGGTGGCAATACCTCCTGTGTGGAAATGCGCGTCGGTGGTAAACGCCTGATTTTCGATGGCGGGACCGGCTTGCGACTCCTCGGCACCAGTTTAATGCCTCAGATGCCCGTCGAGGCGCATCTGTTTTTTTCCCACTCCCACTGGGATCACATTCAAGGCTTCCCCTTCTTTGTCCCTGCCTTTATCCCCGGCAATCTCTTTCATGTTTACGGTGCCGTTGCTCCCAATGGTGCAACCATGAAACAGCGCCTCTCGGACCAAATGCTGCATCCCAACTTTCCCATTCCGCTTCAGGGTATGAGGTCTGAGTTGAAATTCTACGACTTACACCCCGGGGATGTAGTCACCATTGATGATATCACCATTGAAACTGCCCATCTGAATCATCCCAGTGAAGCCCTTGGCTATCGCGTCACCTGGCAAGGACATACCGCTGTTTACTGTACCGATACCGAACATTATCCCGATCGCCTCGATGAAAATGTTCTCTCTCTCGCCCGGAATGCCGATATTTTCATCTACGACGCCACCTACACCGATGAAGAATACTATCACCCCGTCACCCCCAAAATAGGCTGGGGCCACTCCACCTGGAAAGAAGGCATCAAAATCGCCAAAGCTGCTGGAGTCAAGCATTTAGTCATTTTTCATCACGACCCCTCTCATGATGATGAGTTTCTAGCTGATGTAGAATCTCAAATCCAAGCCGAATTCCCCGATGCCTTCCTAGCCAGAGAAGGCATGAAGTTAAATCTAATCTAAAGTCACCAGTCCATCACAATTCCCAAAAACTCATGTTCGTAGTAACGCCTTCAGGCGTTACCTTCCTCGTGACTTAGCTCTGCCGAGTCACGAGCAAAACATCCTCCCCATCTCCTCGATCTCCCCAATCTCCCACCCAGGGGAGTAAGATGAGAGGAATAATTTTCTATCAGAATTTAACCGCTCTTAAGCCTTGCACTGTAACCTTCTGGATCAGTGTCGGGAGGAATAGCGAGGGAGTCGATGGGGGTTAATGCCCCGGAGACAGCCTTCCTCTTAATATATTGCTCTCAACACATCGGGCTGATTTCGCTCTACTACGAGTTCGCAATACCTGTCTCAATGCTCTTTTTCAACTACAATCAATGACATGAAACTAGCCTACCAGTACAAGCTATTACCGGCTTACCAGCAGCGATGCCGCATGGACAAGTGGCTCGATATGTTGCGTTGCCAGTACAACTATTTGCTGGCAGCGCGCTTCGATTGGTGGGAGATGAACCGCTGCCCGGTGAATGCTTGTCCATTGGTATGTAGCATTGCTGAACCCAGAAAGCAGCCGGAATACTACGGGCAAAAGCGGTCTTTGGTGTCGCTAAAACAAGAGCGTTCATGGTATGCCGACATTCATGCCGATGTCCTGCAAGACATGGTGAAACGGGTGGACCTTGCCTTCGTTCGATTGATTAAGGGAGATAAGAACGGTAAGCGTAGCGGCAAGCCTAGATTCAAGGGAAAGAATCGCTACCGCACCTTTGCTTACCAGCGAGTCAAGCCCGACTGCATACAAGGCAACGGTGTCATGTTGCCTAAGTTAGGTGAAATGAAGTTCATCCAGCATCGTTCTATACCCGATGGCTTCACGATTAAGCGGGCATTGGTCACCAAAAAGGCCGATGGCTGGTATGTCACGCTGACCCTTGAAGATCAGGCCGTCCCAGAGCTGCCGATTAACGAAATACAGCCGACCGAAGCCAACAGCATTGGCGTGGATGCTGGACTGGAATACTTTATCGCCTGCTCAGATGGAGAAACCAAACAGCCACCTAAGTTTTATCGGCAAGCTGAAGAAAAACTGGGTAAGCTCCAAGCAAAACGGGATGCCAGGGCGAAGGGTTCTAAACCTCGCCGCCGACTGAATGAGCGCATCGCCAAACTGCATCAACGCATCGCTAGGCAGCGCCAGCAGTGGCACTTTGAAACCGCTCAAGAGCTAATTGACAAGGCCGAGGTCATTTTTATTGAAGAGTTGAAAGTTTCTAACATGGTTCGACGCAATAAACCGAAACAGGGAGATGATGGGACGTTTCTCCCCAACGGACAGTCCGCTAAATCGGGCCTGAACAAAAGTTTTGCGGATGCTGGAATAGCGGGATTCCTTAACGACATCCTTCCGTACAAAGCTGCGAAAGCTGGGCGGTTGGTCGTGAAGGTTAATCCGGCTGGCACTTCCCAGCATTGTGCAATGTGCCTCAACCGAGTACCGAAGGAGTTGTCTGACCGCTGGCACGAATGCCCCTATTGTGGGGCATCCATGCCGCGAGACGTAAACTCCGGGATGCTCATCAAAAAAGTGGGGTTGGGCGTTCGCCTCACTATAAAACGCGAATCCCTCAATGGGAGGAGAAGCCCGCACCGTAACGCCTAAGCGTTCGGTGTCGGGAGTACGTCACAAAACATCTATCCTTTAAAAACTATATGGCTGCTAATAATGCCCACATCAAACGGTTACTCGAAACCAAGCAGTGTCAGGGAGGCATCCTCAATGAGGCAAACCTGGGTCGTTTTAATCTCAATAAAGCAGATTTAAGCGGTGCTAAATTACTGTTTGCCAATCTCAATCAAACAAATCTCAGTCATGCTAACTTGAGCGGGGCTGATTTGAGTTTTGCCAACTTAGTCGATGCCAACCTCGCCCATTCGGATCTGAGTGGGTTGGATGGCAAGGGGATGAACCTGTTTGAGGCGAAGCTGAATCATGCCAATCTCAGTGGGGCCGATTTGACCTTTGCTAATTGCGTGAATGCGAATTTCACTGATGCAAATCTCAGTGGTGTGGATTTCAAAGGCGCGAATCTGATTGGGGCCGTCCTCAATCATGCCAACCTCAGTGGGGTGCAATGTGCGGGGGCGAATCTGGGGAATGCACAATTGGTAGAGGCAAATTTGACCAATGGGGATTTGAGTGATACCCGGTTGGTGGATGCGGACTTGCGAGATGCCAATCTCAATGGGGCGGACCTCAGAAATGCCAATTTGTTTAATGCCAATCTCAGTGGGGCGAATCTCACAGGAGCGAACCTGGGGGGCGCAAATTTGGCTCATGCCAAGCTGGATGGGGCGATCGGACTCTATGGCAGTGGCATGGGAATGTCCGGCGATCGCCATTCCGGGATGCATCAAGCGGGAATGGCTTATATTCCGTTGGGGCAGCACCCCGGGGCTTATCCTGGAGGCGGTAGCGGTTTGGCCCTTCCCCGTCCGGGGATGCAGTAACGGGCGATCGGCTCAGTTCTGGGGGTAGTTTGTGAGTATTTTTCTCACAAACTACCCTTTATTTTTTAAAAACCCAAAATGTGTTATATATAGGTTTATTAATTCTATAAATTCAGGAGAAAACCATTGCAACGGGGTTCATTAACAATTGTGGGAACCGGCATTCAACTGGGAGGTCATCTCACTTTGGCCGCTCAAGCCTGGATTAAACAGGCGGATAAGTTGTTGTTTGCCGTGGCTGATCCAGTGACGGCAAAATGGTTACAAAGCCTGAATCCCACGGCTGAAGCATTACCCTATAACACCGACTGCGATCGCCGCCGACAAACCTACGGGAAAATGGTCGATCGCATGATGGAGGCTGTACGGGCAGGGGGGAACATCTGTGCCGTATTTTACGGCCATCCGGGGGTATTTGCCGACCCGGCACATGGGGCGATCGCCCAGGCAAGGCGAGAAGGCTATACCGCCTTAATGTTGCCGGGAATTTCCGCAGAAGATTGCTTATTTGCCGATATTGGCATCGACCCGGGAAAAGGCGGCTGTCAGAGTTTTGAAGCGACAGACTTTCTAATCCGACGGCGCAAGTTTGACCCTAATTCTCACTTAATTTTATGGCAAGTTGCTTTAATAGGTAATCTGGGATTTTATCAAGAAGGGTCTGAGCAACGGGGCTTAAAGATATTAGCAGAAGTGTTACAAGAGAATTATCCCAGTGAGCATGAAGTCGTGATCTATGAGGCGGCAGTGTATTACCCAGTATGTCAGCCAGTGATTAATCCCATTCCCTTGGATTCTCTGCCGTTAGCCAAGGTGACAACGGTTTCTACCTTGTATGTACCGCCCCTGGGTCCGGCATCGGTGGATCAAGAGATGATGATACGCTTAGGGATGATTGAGGGTTAAGGGACAAAGGATAAAACTACAAATGACCAAGGACCAAGGACAAACCCCAAATGACCACCGACTGCTGGCGCAGCAGGGGGAAACGGCACGGCAACAGGGACAATATGAGCAGGCGATCGCCTATTTTACCGAGGCGATCGCCTTGAATCTTGATTATGCTTGGGCGATCGCCCACCGAGGAGAAACCTATTGTTTGATGAAACGATATTCTGAAGCCCTAGGGGATTTCAATCGGGCGGTGGAACTCAATCCGACGGCTTGGAATTATGCTCATCGTGGGGCAGTGTATCGAAAATTATATCGCTATGACGAGGCTTTAGGGGATTTCAATCAAGCGATCGCCCTCGAAGCGAACTATGCCTGGGCGATCGCCTATCGCTGCTTGATCTATGAACTGACCTATCGCTATGCTGAAGGATTGGGGGAATTTGACCGGGCGATCGCCCTCGAACCCAGCCTCTATCCCACTTGGCGCAGCAAGCGGGGGCTGATTTTGTATTATCAGAAAGAATATGCTGAGGCGATCGCCTGTTGTGACCAAGCATTGCAGCACGATCCCCAGGATCATCAAGCATTCTACTGTAAAGCAGTAGCCAAGGCACAGTGGCAGGGAGTTCTTGCTGCAAAAGAGGAAATTGAAGCGGCACAAATTGCCCTACAAGCTGCACTTGATACCCCAGAACGTGGTATTGTTCTCTATAGATTAGCTGGGCTGTCAGCTTTAATGGGTCAATCCGAGCAGGGGTTAAGCTATCTACAGGAGGCGATTCCTTTGGAAAGCGAAACGACTGAATTAGTGCAGCACGATCTAGTGTGGCGAGACTTACGGAATACCCCAGAGTTCAGAAAATTAATCGCTCAACAGGCAACAGGGAAAGTTATAAACTTTAACCCTCATCCTGATCGTACCCCTTAGCCGAGTTCGATAATCAACAGAGCAGCAAAATTGATGCTAAATCTGAATCGGTTTACACTCCCAGGGGTTTCATCCTCTAAAATCTAAACAGTTTTACAACCAATTGGGGTTTGTGACATGAGCAGTATCGCTGGCAATTCCAACAATACTTGGCAGTTTCTCCACGAGGCTGAAACATTACGCTTGATGGGACATTATGACCAAGCAATCCAGTGCTTTAAGCAAGCACTTTCCCAAAATTCTCAAAATCCGTGGGGGTTAGCACACAAAGCTGAAGCCCACTTTCAAAAAAGGCATTATTCTGAAGCCCTTGACTTTTTTAATCAAGCCATTAACTTAAGTCCCAATTACGCTTGGGCCTATGCCCATCGCGGTGAAACGCGGTTTCAGATGGGACGCTATGACCTGGCTTTAAGTGATTTGACTCGGGCAATTGAACTCAATCCGAGTTACGCTTGGGCAGTAGCTCACCGAGGTGCACTTTATCGCTATCAGGGGCAAAATGATAAAGCGGAAGCAGATTTTAGAAAAGCGATCGACCTCAATTCTAACTATGCTTGGGCTTGGGCTTATCTGAGTGTGGTCTGCGCCCTTCAAAATAAATATGAAGAGGCGTGGAATAGCTTGATTCAAGCACTGCGACTGGATCCAGAGCTTCCAGTTCAAACCACTGAATGGGCAAAAGCTCTTCGGGGCGGAATGGGCGAGGACATGGAATTTTCCTTAGAAGAAGAGACTCAATCACAGACTCAATCAGAGTAAAGAGGTTTTGAGAATGACAAACGTTTTAGAGTTATTGACCGACTTGGCCCTCGATCCGAGGCAGCAAGTGGCCTTTGAGCAGGATCCAGAAGCGGCGATTGCCCACCTCAATTTATCCGTCACCGAGCGAGGGACCCTCCTCACCGGCGATCGGCAGCAAATTGAGTCCTTGTTTGCAGGCGATCGCTTTCCGCTGGCAGTAATTGCAACGGATCCTGCCCCGGATCCATTACCCGATCCAGATCCACCGCCGTTTCCTGATACTCCTGGAGATTCAGACCCCTCGGAAACATAACTAGAAAAACTCTCACGGGACCGAAAGCAACTCTGTAGGAATACATAAATCTTGCTAGCAGTAGGAGTGTTTAAAGTGACGCTTCTACTGCTATTTCCCTATTTTGATTAGACTGAGTGACGGCACTATTACCAGTATAAAAGAATAAAATAATTGAAATATTAATCATTAATCTACGGGAAAAATTAGCAGTTTAGAGGAAACATGATGATACCCTTATTTAATGATAATTACAACATTCTCGAAAAAATTCACGAAACTAGCTCTTCGATTATCTATCGTGCCATTTCTAAGATTGAAAATTTTCCGGTGGTCTTGAAAATCCTCAAAGATGCGTATCCGTCTCCTCAAAAAATCGCCCAGTTCAAGCGAGAATATGAAATCACACAAACCCTACTGCATTATCACGGAATCATCGATACCTATGGCATTGGAAACCAGGATAATCGTTGGTTTATTTCATTAGAAGATTTTGGGGCAAAATCTTTGAAACAACTAGAAATAGCGGGAGATTTATCTCTTGATAATTTCCTCTATATTGGAATTAAAATTGCTAAAATTTTAAGTTATCTTCACCAAAATCATGTAATTCATAAAGATATTAATCCATCTAATATCCTTATGAATTCCACCACTCAGCAGATTAAAATCATTGATTTTGGCATTTCTACCGTCCTCTCTCGTGAAACCCCCACCTTTCGTAGTCCTAACTTATTGGAAGGAACTCTCGCCTATCTTTCTCCGGAACAAACTGGGCGGATGAATCGCAGCATAGACTATCGGACCGACTTCTACTCCCTCGGTGCCACCTTTTATGAACTCCTCACGGGAACTGTTCCTTTTTCAACCACCGATCCATTAGAGTTGGTGCATTCGCACATCGCCAAATCGCCGATGCCACCCCATCAGATGAACCCGGAAATTCCCGAGGCAATTTCGGATATCGTTCTGAAATTAATGGCTAAAAATGCTGAAGATCGCTATCAGTCTGCCTTGGGATTAAAAGCAGACTTAGAAGAATGTTTGCGCCAGTGGCAAACTTCCGGAAACATTATCGGGTTCCCCCTGGCTATCCAGGATATTTATGACCGACTCCAAATTCCTCAAAAACTTTACGGCAGAGAACGAGAAGTCTCACGACTCCTGGCTGCATTTGAGGAAGTGACTAGCCCAACCGAGAACCAACAAGCCATCCCGGCACTGATGCTAATTTCCGGATATTCTGGGATTGGTAAAACTGCCTTAGTTCAGGAAATTCATAAGCCCATAACCCGTGAAAAAGGTTATTTTATTTCGGGAAAATTTGACCAATTTCAACGCAACATTCCCTACGCCTCCCTGATCCAAGCCTTGCGGTCGTTAATTAAACAAATTTTGACAGAATCGGAGGAAAAAATTACCCAATGGAGAGAAAAACTTCTAACGGCTGTTGCTCCCAACGGCCAAGTGATTATTGAAGTTATCCCAGAATTTGAAGCCATAATCGGTACTCAAAATCCTGTTCCTCCACTCCCACCAGCCGAAGGGCAAAATCGCTTTAATCTAGTTTTTCAAAATTTTATCAAAGTCTTTACGCAGCCTGAACATCCCCTGGTAATTTTTTTAGACGATTTACAATGGGCGGATAGTGCTTCGTTACAACTG includes:
- a CDS encoding inorganic diphosphatase, coding for MDLTKIPAQPKPGLINVLIEIAGGSKNKYEFDKDLEAFALDRVLYASVQYPFDYGFIPNTLAEDGDPLDGMVIMDEPTFPGCVIAARPVGFLEMIDGGDPDEKILCVPDKDPRYAHVKSLKDIAPHRLEEIAEFFRTYKNLEKKKTEILGWHDVEKVMPLVEKCIKAGQQVGRN
- a CDS encoding pentapeptide repeat-containing protein; amino-acid sequence: MAANNAHIKRLLETKQCQGGILNEANLGRFNLNKADLSGAKLLFANLNQTNLSHANLSGADLSFANLVDANLAHSDLSGLDGKGMNLFEAKLNHANLSGADLTFANCVNANFTDANLSGVDFKGANLIGAVLNHANLSGVQCAGANLGNAQLVEANLTNGDLSDTRLVDADLRDANLNGADLRNANLFNANLSGANLTGANLGGANLAHAKLDGAIGLYGSGMGMSGDRHSGMHQAGMAYIPLGQHPGAYPGGGSGLALPRPGMQ
- the panD gene encoding aspartate 1-decarboxylase; amino-acid sequence: MQRTLLLAKIHNCTLTDANLNYVGSISIDKKLMEAAGILPYEQVQVVNKSNGERLITYAIEAPGESGAIELNGAAARLGAPGDRLIIMTYGQFTPEEVTTYSPRVVLVDEQNRLLEVRRYEELHTFSLV
- a CDS encoding MBL fold metallo-hydrolase, with the protein product METSLDSAFFIYFWGVRGSVATPGKETVHYGGNTSCVEMRVGGKRLIFDGGTGLRLLGTSLMPQMPVEAHLFFSHSHWDHIQGFPFFVPAFIPGNLFHVYGAVAPNGATMKQRLSDQMLHPNFPIPLQGMRSELKFYDLHPGDVVTIDDITIETAHLNHPSEALGYRVTWQGHTAVYCTDTEHYPDRLDENVLSLARNADIFIYDATYTDEEYYHPVTPKIGWGHSTWKEGIKIAKAAGVKHLVIFHHDPSHDDEFLADVESQIQAEFPDAFLAREGMKLNLI
- the recN gene encoding DNA repair protein RecN, with product MLLSLRIENFALIDCLDLDFGKGLNVLTGETGAGKSIILDALDAVLGGKCTGRAIRTGTGRSLIEATFELEPPVAAYVREQEIELLDGTLLVVSRELVFGKGGAMRSRSRLNGVLVNRQLMEQLRDRLVEITAQGQTVQLGQPARQRDWLDAFAGPEVLAVRQGVVTRYGEANAARQALEDSRQSEQQRLQRIDLLDYQVKELSEANLNEADELEQLEQERQRLSHVVELQEQSDRVYQALYQQNDGSLAAADLLGEVEQTLQDMVAYDLELQGVLDMVNDALALAIEAGRQMSSYSSSLEADPDRLAEVEQRMAQLKQICRKYGPNLSAAIAYFHRIEAELEELTQADRAVEVLERLYQARQAELIQTCEELTHLRRTAALRLEQRLIEELKPLAMDNVQFQVQIEAVTPTSTGSDRIIFLFSPNPGEPLQPVAEIASGGEMSRFLLALQSCFVQVDNAATLVFDEIDAGVSGRVAGAIAQKLHQLSQGQQVLFVTHQPIVAAMADFHFRVNKQVIGSSEETPEATDPALKSAQSPGNGSTPPAPLAPEERTVVRVTALSSEQRREELAQLAGGQGASEAIAWAQSLLNQAASVRQIQTRSS
- a CDS encoding RNA-guided endonuclease InsQ/TnpB family protein, yielding MKLAYQYKLLPAYQQRCRMDKWLDMLRCQYNYLLAARFDWWEMNRCPVNACPLVCSIAEPRKQPEYYGQKRSLVSLKQERSWYADIHADVLQDMVKRVDLAFVRLIKGDKNGKRSGKPRFKGKNRYRTFAYQRVKPDCIQGNGVMLPKLGEMKFIQHRSIPDGFTIKRALVTKKADGWYVTLTLEDQAVPELPINEIQPTEANSIGVDAGLEYFIACSDGETKQPPKFYRQAEEKLGKLQAKRDARAKGSKPRRRLNERIAKLHQRIARQRQQWHFETAQELIDKAEVIFIEELKVSNMVRRNKPKQGDDGTFLPNGQSAKSGLNKSFADAGIAGFLNDILPYKAAKAGRLVVKVNPAGTSQHCAMCLNRVPKELSDRWHECPYCGASMPRDVNSGMLIKKVGLGVRLTIKRESLNGRRSPHRNA